The Candidatus Zixiibacteriota bacterium genome includes the window CTGCTATGGAAGAAGTATACACCAAAACAGCACAAAAGTCAATGTGTAGGAAATCATATCTGGTGTAGACGTGGGCGTCTGCCGCCCACAAAACTGCAGCGTATTACCCCCGGCAGGACGTAATTAGAACTTACAAAGCCTTGTTACAGCACTTTCGATCAGTGGCATAGGGGTGTTTCCAAGGACCACCCGATGGGTGGAGGTAGTTCTCATTACGGGCACGCCGCCGGAGCCGGACCTCCAGTAAACAAGTACGAAACGAGATAGGTCAGATCGGCGATATTGATCTCGCCATTACCGTCAACGTCACTTTCTTCCATGCACGGCGGAGGCGACCCTCCAGTGAATAGATAGGCCACGAGGTAGGTCAAGTCTGCGATGTTGATTTCATCGACCAAATCGTAGTCAACATTGGCGCGGATTGGGGGAACGCAGCAGCCAAAAGGAATAGCTAACGAGAATGGTGATAAGGATGTCGTATAACCACAGATTGTGTTGGTTGCTGTATCCAAAGAATATGTAATATCTACCCAATCAGGATCAACGAAGTGCATCAATCTCAGGTTTGCTTCTTCCTCTTGAGCAACTATGGCAGAATCATAAGTTATGCAAATTAGGATTGAGTCTTCAAAGGTAGCATCCGTAGTAATATTGTAGTACTCGGGATTGCCAGTCGGAACAATCTCAAAAGTCCCTTCACCCGGGTCCGGCCCACTGTCTGTTATGGTCATTTCCGTTGTCCCTGGTGTTGAGACACTGTCAAAAGTAATATCAACATCATCCCCCAGATCTACTACTACACTATCACCAACGGATGTCTCAGCTTCAAAACTGCACGAATCTCCTATACCATCCCCATCAAAATCTTCCTGTAGTGGGTTATATCTGGTTGGACAGTTGTCATCAGGACATGTGTTATAGGCGAACCCGGGATTGCCATATCCGTCATCATCAGTATCAGTACATTCATCACAAGCATCACCGATGCCATCATTGTCTGTATCTAATTGGTCATCGTTTGCTATACTTGGGCAGTTGTCACAAATATCACCTGTACCATCAAAGTCGGTGTCTTCCTGCTCCGGGTTGCTATCAGTTGGGCAATTGTCACAGCTGTCACCAGCGCCATCAGAATCAGTGTCCTCCTGAGCAGGATTGTAATGCGATAGACAGTTGTCGTCGTCGTCCGCGATTCCGTCACCATCGGTGTCAGGTTGTACTGTCAGGTTTATCGCGATATACTGCGGCGAATTTGCGGCGCTTGCCGAGGTAATGGTCACAGTGTCGATATAGAAACCGGAGCCCAGTACCGTGATATCAACTGCACAGTCTACGACAGAGGGAGTCGTTGTGACACTTGGTGTCGGTGTCAGCCATGCTTCGCTGTTGGAAACGGAGAACGCAAGTGGATCACCGTCGGAATTGACTGAGAAACTCTGAGTGTTGGGGTTGGCGCCGCCTTCAATGGCGTTGAAATTCAGCATTATAGGATCGACAAATAGATTTGGAGGGGGAGGTTCGAGTTCTCTGACAGTAAGTGCCCCTTCAAAATGGGGATAGATAAAGACCTGAGAATCATTCACGAACATCCATTCCGTTGCTATGCTGTAAGCCATCGTGTCAAACGTGACGCTGTCACTTTCCGTCCAACCTGTAGCTGTGAAATAGTAACTTGCCCAGAGCCTGCGACCACTGGAATCCGCCGGTATGCAATGAGATATCCCTGCTGCACCAAGCAAGAAACGCTGATTGGTGTTGGTAAGATCAATATCGTCATCTTCGAAAAAGTATGGACCAAACTCAAAGGGGGCAATGAGCGACGAAGCTTCGGTACTGTCCATCTGAAACTTGGGATTGTCCCAGGTGATACCCATAGAGAAACCTTTCAGATTCTCGTTCGAAAAAACATAGATGTCAAATCGTAATCCACCGGGAATGGCCGATGGCACAAAGGCAACCGTGTCTGGTGCATTGAACAAACTATCGCAAGCATCACCGATGCCATCACCGTCAGCATCTTCCTGTCCCGGGTTGTTAACATCAGGGCAGTTGTCGCAGACATTCCCGACGCTGTCGCTGTCAGAATCCGCCTGGTTGGTGTTAGGATAGGTCGGGCAATTGTCGCAAAGATCTCCAACACCGTCAGCGTCGATATCCTCTTGTTCTGGATTGTAATCATCGGGACAATTATCGCAGGCATCTCCTATACCATCAGAATCAGAGTCAGGAGTGGGATCACATCCGATCGGAAAACAATGAGGGCCATCCCAGCCCGGTACATACGGATCAATTCCGGTACTCCAGAGCCATTCGTTGGCTGAAGGATACCAGCACGAATCTATACAGAGGTATTTGCCGTCTGCGGCCTCATCAACACGAGTATGTAGAACATATACCTCAGAATCAAAGCCGACAGGTATACCGACATATTGATCAACACCTCCAAACCCAATAGTGTCCGCGCCTTGGCCGCTGACACCAAATGAATTGATAAAGAACCAATACCAGCAATCCTGGACAGGTGATATTGAATCCCATGTAACTGGCTCCCATGTTACTGATGGATCTTCTGTGAGACCAGATTCATCGGTGGCACCATAGATCCTGAAACCATTCGTTCCTCCACGTATGGGGCTATCATCTGCATTCGTAAGACGAAGATTAAAACTTATATCTGCATGAAGTGGAATCCAGTTACCAACAAGCCCGTCTACATTGTCTAATGACATTCCGCCCCTGGTGTTAGGGGCACATGGAAGTGTATCAAGACAATCTGTTAGTTCAGGTCCTCCCGCAAATAGATAATATGTAAGATATGCTAAGTCATGGATATTTACCCCTTTACACCCACCAGCATTTGCCGCAAGCGGAACAACTGGTTCAGGACCTTCGCCCCAAAACCAGTCAGTCAGATAGGTCACATCCCCAATATTGATTCCTCCATCATTCCGTGCATCACCACAGATAAAGTCACAATGGTCACCGATGCCATCACCGTCAGCATCTTCCTGTCCCGGGTTGTTAACATCAAGACAATTGTCGCACAGATCGCCTACGCCATCACTATCAGCATCCTCTTGGGCGGGGTTGTCAACACCGGGACAGTTGTCACAGGCATCTCCCACAGTGTCACTGTCGGTGTCCGCTTGATTGGTGTTGGAATCGTCGGGGCAGTTATCTTCTGGGCATGTGTTAGCAGTAAATCCCGGATTTCCGAAGCCATCACCATCAGTATCAGTACAACTATCGCAGACATCACCAATGCCATCACTATCAGCATCCTCTTGACCTGCATTGGCAATTGTCGGACAGTTATCACATAAATCTCCGACTCCATCATAGTCGCTGTCGATCTGGTTAGGGTTATAAACTGTCGGGCAGTTATCGTCATCATCAGCTACGCCATCGTCATCAAAATCACCCACAACAACCAACTTGGTCACAAAGACATCGGCCATACCCCGAAAGGTCTGGTATGCTCCCTCGATTGGGAAATCGGTGGAATAAGTATAGCCGGTAATATAAGCACTACCAACGTCGTTCAGTGAGATGCCACGACCTCCATCTTCACTACTCCCGCCAAGGTAAGTGCTGTAAACCAAAACATTGCCGGAAGAATTTAGTTTGGTTACGAAGACATCATCACTACCCTGATCTGTTTGGTATTCTCCCTCTGTTGGGAAATCGGTGGAATTAGTAACGCCGGTAATATAAGCCTTGCCGGAACCATCCACCGCGATGTCATCGCTGGTATCATAACCACTTCCCCCCAAGTAAGTGCTGTAAACCAATGTATCGCCGGAAGAGTTTAGTTTGGTGACAAAGACATCCCAGCTACCCTGATTGGTGGTTTGGTATGCTCCCTCAATTGGGAAATCGCCGGAATTAGAATAGCCGCTAATATAAGCGCTACCAGAGTCGTCCAGTGCGATGTCGGGGCACCAATCATAACCACCTCCCCCCAAATAAGTGCTGTAAACCAAGGCATTACCTGAAGAACTTAGTTTGGTCACAAAGACATCCCAGCCACCCTGATAGGTTTGGTATTCTCCCTCAGTTGGGAAATTGTTAGAGTAAGTACTACCGGTAATATATGTATTGCCAAAACCGTCCACTGCAATACCAGAACCCTGATCAATACCATCTCCCCCCAGATAGGTGCTGTAAACCAAAGCATTGCCGGAGGAATTTAGTTTGGTTACGAAGGCATCTTCACCACCCTGAAAGGTTTGGTATTCTCCTTCGGTTGGGAAATCCATGGACTGAGTTATGCCGGTAATATATGTATTGCCAAAACCGTCCACTGCAATACCAGAACCCTGATCAATACCATCTCCCCCCAGATAGGTGCTGTAAACCAAGGTATTGCCGGAACTATTTAGTTTGGTCACGAAGACATCCCAGCTACCCTGATTGGCTTGGTATGCTCCCTCGATTGGGAAATCGGTGGAATGAGTAGAGCCAGTAACATACGCATTGCCGAAATTGTCCACTGAGATGGCATTGCCTCTATCTTCGTCACTGCCCCCCAGGAAAGTGCTGTACACCAAAGTATTGCCGGAACTATTTAGTTTGGTCACAAAGACATCGCTCTCACCCTGAAAGGTTTGGTATTCTCCCTCAGTTGGGAAATCAGGAGATACAGTCTCGCCGATAATATAAACATTACCGTTTCCGTCCACTGCGATGCTCCAACCTTTATCAGCAGCACTTCCTCCCAGG containing:
- a CDS encoding thrombospondin type 3 repeat-containing protein, translated to MGITWDNPKFQMDSTEASSLIAPFEFGPYFFEDDDIDLTNTNQRFLLGAAGISHCIPADSSGRRLWASYYFTATGWTESDSVTFDTMAYSIATEWMFVNDSQVFIYPHFEGALTVRELEPPPPNLFVDPIMLNFNAIEGGANPNTQSFSVNSDGDPLAFSVSNSEAWLTPTPSVTTTPSVVDCAVDITVLGSGFYIDTVTITSASAANSPQYIAINLTVQPDTDGDGIADDDDNCLSHYNPAQEDTDSDGAGDSCDNCPTDSNPEQEDTDFDGTGDICDNCPSIANDDQLDTDNDGIGDACDECTDTDDDGYGNPGFAYNTCPDDNCPTRYNPLQEDFDGDGIGDSCSFEAETSVGDSVVVDLGDDVDITFDSVSTPGTTEMTITDSGPDPGEGTFEIVPTGNPEYYNITTDATFEDSILICITYDSAIVAQEEEANLRLMHFVDPDWVDITYSLDTATNTICGYTTSLSPFSLAIPFGCCVPPIRANVDYDLVDEINIADLTYLVAYLFTGGSPPPCMEESDVDGNGEINIADLTYLVSYLFTGGPAPAACP